One genomic region from Argentina anserina chromosome 2, drPotAnse1.1, whole genome shotgun sequence encodes:
- the LOC126783729 gene encoding serine carboxypeptidase-like 42, protein MFRFQGMGLFWFSVVLIGFVLVGVEGYPAEDLVVKLPGQPEVGFKQYAGYVDVDVKNGRSLFYYFVEAEKQPEKKPLTLWLNGGPGCSSIGGGAFTELGPFYPTGDGRGLRINPSSWNRASNLLFVESPAGVGWSYSNTTSDYNTGDASTAKDMHTFLLKWYAKFPSYKSRALLLTGESYAGHYIPQLAVAILDHNEHSTGFKFNLKGVAIGNPLLRLDRDIPATYEFFWSHGMISDEVGLTIMNDCEFEDYEFAPPHNESVSCNNAIATANSIVGEYVNNYDVILDVCYPSIVEQELRLRKAATKISVGVDVCMTYERRFYFNLPEVQKALHANRTNLPYSWSMCSNVLNYSDTDGNLNMLPLLARIVKNHIPLWVFSGDEDSVVPLLGSRTLIRELAHDLKFKITVPYGAWFHKGQVGGWATEYGNLLTFATVRGAAHMVPYAQPSRALHLFSSFVLNRRLPNTTRPPIDE, encoded by the exons aTGTTTAGATTTCAGGGTATGGGGTTGTTTTGGTTTAGTGTGGTTTTGATTGGTTTCGTGCTTGTTGGGGTTGAGGGGTACCCGGCTGAGGATCTGGTGGTGAAGTTGCCTGGTCAACCGGAAGTTGGGTTTAAGCAGTATGCTGGGTATGTTGATGTGGATGTGAAGAATGGGAGGAGTTTGTTTTACTATTTTGTTGAAGCAGAGAAGCAGCCTGAGAAAAAACCCCTAACTCTTTGGCTCAATGGAG GTCCAGGCTGTTCCTCTATTGGGGGAGGTGCCTTCACAGAGTTGGGTCCATTTTACCCTACAGGTGATGGTCGAGGCCTCCGAATAAACCCATCGTCCTGGAATAGAG CATCTAATCTCCTCTTTGTCGAGTCTCCTGCTGGAGTGGGATGGTCATACTCAAATACAACTTCTGATTATAATACCGGGGATGCTTCCACTG CAAAGGACATGCACACTTTCTTGTTGAAATGGTATGCGAAGTTTCCATCTTACAAATCTAGAGCATTGTTACTTACCGGAGAAAGCTATGCAG GGCACTACATACCACAATTGGCTGTTGCTATATTGGATCATAATGAACATTCAACTGGTTTCAAGTTCAATCTCAAGGGGGTTGCG ATCGGGAATCCACTTCTGCGACTTGATCGTGATATACCGGCAAcatatgaatttttttggTCACATGGAATGATTTCTGATGAAGTTGGCCTTACAATCATGAACGATTGTGAGTTTGAAGATTATGAATTTGCACCTCCTCACAATGAAAGTGTTTCATGCAACAATGCAATAGCTACAGCCAATAGCATAGTTGGCGAGTATGTAAACaattatgatgtgatccttGATGTTTGTTATCCATCTATAGTGGAGCAAGAACTGAGACTGCGGAAAGCG GCTACTAAGATAAGTGTTGGAGTTGATGTGTGTATGACATACGAACGCAGATTTTATTTCAACCTTCCTGAGGTTCAGAAAGCCCTTCATGCAAATCGTACAAATTTGCCTTACAGCTGGAGTATGTGTAGCAA TGTTCTTAATTACAGTGATACTGATGGTAACCTAAACATGCTTCCCTTGCTGGCAAGGATAGTTAAAAACCATATACCACTTTGGGTTTTCAG TGGAGATGAAGATTCTGTTGTTCCACTATTGGGCTCCCGAACACTCATCCGTGAACTAGCACATGATCTAAAGTTTAAGATAACAGTGCCATATGGAGCTTGGTTTCACAAAGGCCAG GTGGGTGGTTGGGCAACAGAGTACGGAAATCTATTGACCTTTGCCACAGTAAGAGGTGCTGCACATATGGTACCGTATGCTCAACCATCAAGAGCATTGCATCTATTTAGTTCATTTGTTCTTAATCGGAGATTGCCCAACACGACACGTCCTCCCATTGATGAATAG
- the LOC126783722 gene encoding pentatricopeptide repeat-containing protein At3g09040, mitochondrial: protein MRLRLPFKTLQSISQNRSLSSESVVPYGTTEALHNHLFQICREQCKRIKSHKVSGEMSDRELAQVSGTCKAIHAQGLKFEVGSKGLLGNAIVGFYAKCNNLSYAEKAFNCLENKDVFAWNSVLSMYSNKGLLKQVLNSFESMWNGKIMPNEFTFAMVLSACTRLVNVECGRQVHCSVVKMGLELTSFCQGALIGMYAKCNCISDTQQIFDSAVELDTVTWTAMISGYAQAGLLEEALKVFKEMQRVGSVLDQVAYVTVINACIGLGRLDDACDLFLQMPNPNEVAWNMMISGHAKRGFEVEAVNFFLKMRKGGVKPTRSTLGSLLSAISNLAALDHGLIVHAMAIKQGLDSNVYVGSSLINMYAKCGKIDAAERTFYYQSEKNVVLWNSMLGGYAQNGYANEVINLFTSMKACGLHPDQFTYTSILSACSCLQNLEMGRQLHSIIMKNQFASNLFVRNALVDMYAKSGDLKEARKQFELIRNRDNVSWNAIIVGYVQEEDEDEAFCMFRRMTYHAIVPDEVSLASILSACAHVQALGMGRQVHCLSIKIGLDTSLYAGSSLIDMYSKCGLIRDARRVLDFLPHWSVVSMNALISGFVHRDFKEAVNIFCEMQDIGLNPSEVTFSSLLDACNGTIMLPLGRQIHNIVLKKGLLFDVDFLGVSLLGMYMNCQSKIDATNLFLEFQKPKSKVLWTAMISGLSQNDCIDEALQFYQEMRSDNALPDQATFASVLRVCAVISSLQNGREIHSLIFHTGFNWDELTCSALVDMYAKCGDVGSSVQVFQEMGTKNGVISWNSMIVGLAKNGYADAALKIFDEMKQSHIEPDDITFLGVLTACSHAGKVAEGREIFDSMVNYYYIQPRVDHICCMVDLLGRWGLLKEAEEFIDRLDFIPNSMIWASLLGACKIHGDDIRGRHAAEKLKELEPQSSSPYVLLSSMYAESGNWNEANSLRREMKEKGVIKLPGFSWISVGQRTNYFVAGDKSHPNAGEIHVALKYLTAVMKGEGYVLDETELMLPEEE from the coding sequence ATGCGCCTCAGGCTTCCCTTCAAAACTTTACAGTCTATCAGCCAAAACCGCAGCCTCTCATCCGAATCAGTTGTTCCTTATGGAACTACTGAGGCGCTTCACAACCATCTCTTCCAAATATGTCGAGAACAATGCAAGCGTATCAAGAGCCACAAAGTGTCTGGTGAAATGTCTGACAGAGAGCTGGCTCAAGTTTCAGGAACCTGCAAGGCTATCCATGCCCAGGGCTTGAAATTTGAAGTTGGGTCGAAGGGGTTGCTAGGGAATGCCATTGTGGGGTTTTATGCCAAGTGCAATAACCTGAGCTATGCCGAGAAGGCATTTAATTGCCTTGAAAACAAGGATGTGTTTGCTTGGAACTCTGTCTTGTCAATGTATTCCAATAAGGGATTGCTCAAACAGGTTCTTAACTCATTTGAGTCAATGTGGAATGGTAAGATAATGCCTAATGAGTTCACATTTGCTATGGTTTTATCTGCTTGTACAAGGTTGGTGAATGTAGAGTGTGGTAGACAAGTTCATTGCAGTGTTGTAAAGATGGGGCTTGAGTTGACATCATTCTGTCAAGGCGCACTCATTGGTATGTATGCCAAGTGCAATTGTATAAGTGATACTCAGCAGATATTTGATAGTGCAGTGGAGTTGGATACTGTCACGTGGACAGCAATGATTTCAGGTTATGCTCAAGCTGGGCTGCTTGAGGAAGCACTTAAAGTTTTTAAAGAGATGCAGAGGGTGGGCAGTGTTCTTGACCAGGTGGCTTATGTGACTGTCATAAATGCGTGTATTGGTTTAGGAAGGCTAGATGATGCATGTGACTTGTTCTTACAGATGCCCAATCCAAATGAGGTGGCATGGAACATGATGATTTCTGGGCATGCAAAGAGAGGTTTTGAGGTAGAAGCTGTTaactttttcttgaaaatgagGAAAGGTGGTGTAAAACCGACAAGATCTACACTGGGAAGTCTTTTAAGCGCAATCTCTAATTTAGCAGCTCTAGACCATGGGCTGATAGTTCATGCTATGGCAATAAAGCAGGGGTTAGACTCTAATGTTTATGTAGGAAGTTCTTTGATCAATATGTATGCCAAGTGTGGAAAAATTGATGCTGCTGAGAGAACATTTTATTATCAATCTGAGAAAAATGTTGTCTTGTGGAACTCGATGCTTGGGGGATATGCACAGAATGGTTATGCCAATGAAGTCATAAATTTGTTTACCAGTATGAAGGCATGTGGTCTTCACCCTGATCAGTTTACCTACACCAGCATTCTTAGTGCCTGTTCTTGCTTGCAAAATCTAGAGATGGGTCGCCAATTGCATTCGATCATCATGAAGAACCAATTTGCATCAAATTTATTTGTCAGAAATGctttggttgatatgtatgctaAATCCGGGGATCTGAAGGAAGCAAGGAAGCAATTCGAGCTCATAAGAAATCGAGACAATGTATCTTGGAATGCAATTATTGTTGGGTATGTGCAGGAAGAGGATGAGGACGAGGCTTTTTGTATGTTCAGAAGAATGACATATCATGCCATTGTGCCTGATGAAGTATCCTTGGCCAGTATACTAAGTGCTTGTGCACACGTTCAAGCACTTGGAATGGGAAGGCAAGTCCATTGTCTCTCAATTAAAATCGGTCTAGATACAAGCCTTTATGCTGGGAGCTCCCTTATTGACATGTATTCCAAATGTGGGCTCATTAGGGATGCTCGAAGAGTTCTTGATTTTTTGCCCCATTGGAGTGTGGTCTCGATGAATGCTCTGATTTCTGGCTTTGTTCATAGAGACTTCAAAGAAGCGGTAAACATATTTTGTGAGATGCAGGATATTGGACTGAACCCATCTGAAGTTACTTTTTCAAGTCTTTTAGATGCATGCAATGGAACTATTATGCTGCCGCTGGGAAGGCAAATCCACAACATAGTACTAAAGAAAGGCCTTTTGTTTGATGTCGATTTTTTAGGTGTCTCTCTTTTGGGGATGTATATGAATTGCCAAAGCAAAATAGACGCAACCAATCTTTTCTTAGAATTCCAAAAGCCAAAAAGCAAAGTACTATGGACTGCTATGATTTCGGGACTCAGTCAAAATGATTGCATAGATGAGGCATTGCAGTTCTATCAAGAAATGCGTAGTGATAATGCCCTACCAGACCAAGCAACTTTCGCCAGTGTTCTTCGAGTGTGTGCTGTTATATCTTCTTTACAAAATGGTAGAGAGATCCATTCTCTCATTTTTCACACTGGTTTTAATTGGGATGAGTTAACATGTAGTGCCCTGGTAGACATGTATGCCAAATGCGGGGATGTGGGAAGCTCTGTGCAAGTTTTTCAAGAAATGGGTACTAAGAATGGTGTTATTTCTTGGAATTCAATGATCGTTGGTTTGGCTAAAAATGGGTATGCAGATGCTGCATTGAAGATCTTTGACGAGATGAAGCAATCTCATATTGAGCCTGATGACATCACGTTTCTTGGTGTTCTCACTGCATGTAGTCATGCAGGGAAGGTGGCTGAAGGTCGTGAGATATTTGATTCTATGgtcaattattattatattcaACCCAGGGTTGATCATATTTGTTGTATGGTTGATCTTCTGGGCAGATGGGGTCTGCTTAAAGAAGCAGAGGAGTTTATTGATAGGCTAGATTTTATTCCAAATTCTATGATTTGGGCCAGTTTGCTTGGTGCTTGCAAAATACATGGAGATGACATAAGGGGTCGGCATGCGGCTGAGAAACTCAAGGAGTTAGAACCACAAAGTTCATCACCATATGTACTACTTTCTAGTATGTATGCTGAATCTGGAAACTGGAATGAAGCTAACTCTTTGAGGAGGGAAATGAAAGAGAAAGGAGTGATTAAGTTGCCTGGTTTTAGTTGGATTTCTGTGGGACAGAGAACAAATTACTTTGTCGCTGGGGACAAGTCACATCCAAATGCTGGTGAAATTCATGTTGCTTTGAAGTACTTGACAGCAGTAATGAAAGGAGAGGGCTATGTTTTGGATGAAACAGAATTAATGTTGCCTGAAGAAGAGTGA